A single region of the Halopiger xanaduensis SH-6 genome encodes:
- a CDS encoding TrmB family transcriptional regulator, with protein sequence MASLRDLGLSEYEARAYRALLNTGPTTAKELSRASDVPMGRIYDVLNSIEQYSLVRSQTASRPKKYVAVEPSTALDRLLDDKKRELEEKAEQYESIVDDLSDELDAADPVEDQFWTAAVGPEETTDLLLERLAAADDHIVMVVANPAPRRDVQALSEDVTAQLEDALDRGVSVDVLMTRQMVPALSERVGERYRETLQARDDFDVRTNEDVTGTFNLIDDVEVCIQVPNPLSSGEAFGMIDLKDPEFAASVHDEFVPRWQEAEPLTF encoded by the coding sequence ATGGCCAGTCTCCGGGACCTCGGGCTCTCCGAATACGAGGCGCGAGCGTATCGTGCGCTGTTGAATACGGGCCCGACAACCGCTAAGGAGTTGTCACGGGCGAGCGACGTCCCGATGGGACGGATCTACGACGTCCTCAACAGCATCGAACAGTACAGCCTCGTCCGGAGCCAGACCGCGAGCCGGCCGAAGAAGTACGTCGCCGTCGAACCGTCGACTGCGCTCGACCGCCTCCTCGACGACAAGAAGCGCGAACTCGAGGAGAAGGCCGAACAGTACGAGTCGATCGTCGACGACCTCTCGGACGAACTCGACGCCGCGGATCCGGTCGAGGACCAGTTCTGGACCGCCGCGGTCGGCCCCGAGGAGACGACGGACCTCTTACTCGAGCGGCTGGCGGCGGCGGACGACCACATCGTGATGGTCGTGGCGAACCCGGCTCCGCGGCGGGACGTCCAAGCGTTAAGCGAGGACGTCACCGCACAACTCGAGGACGCGCTCGACCGCGGCGTTTCGGTCGACGTTCTGATGACGCGACAGATGGTACCGGCGCTCTCCGAGCGCGTGGGCGAGCGCTACCGGGAGACGTTACAGGCACGCGACGACTTCGACGTCCGGACGAACGAGGACGTGACGGGGACGTTCAACCTCATCGACGACGTCGAGGTCTGCATCCAGGTGCCGAACCCGCTCTCGTCGGGCGAGGCGTTCGGGATGATCGACCTGAAAGATCCGGAGTTCGCGGCAAGCGTCCACGACGAGTTCGTCCCGCGGTGGCAGGAAGCGGAGCCGCTGACCTTCTAA
- the mptA gene encoding GTP cyclohydrolase MptA codes for MSHQLPDVQATSPDVTVGLSQVGVTGVEKLVKIAREDKRPIVLTAEFEVFVDLPAWRKGADMSRNMEVIDEILEDATREEAYRVEEVCGDAAERLLEKHDYTSKAQVSMEAEFMRREQTPASDRETQHTVDIIAAATATEEGTREEIGAEVTGMTVCPCSQGMSAARAKQTLEDLGVDEETITEFLDEVPQPGHSQRGHATLTVEANGDPEVDLNDIIDVARDSMSARIYNLAKRPDEDHMTYAAHADAKFVEDCVRSMAEGVVEEFDHLEDDAVVTMKQSNDESIHQHNAHAERVVEMETLREEVNGDGS; via the coding sequence ATGAGTCACCAGCTTCCGGACGTGCAGGCAACGTCGCCCGACGTCACCGTCGGCCTGAGCCAGGTCGGCGTCACCGGCGTCGAAAAGCTCGTCAAGATCGCCCGCGAGGACAAGCGCCCGATCGTCCTCACCGCCGAGTTCGAGGTCTTCGTCGACCTCCCCGCCTGGCGCAAGGGCGCGGACATGAGCCGCAACATGGAGGTCATCGACGAGATCCTCGAGGACGCAACCCGAGAGGAGGCCTACCGCGTCGAGGAGGTCTGCGGGGACGCCGCCGAGCGGCTCCTCGAGAAGCACGACTACACCTCGAAGGCGCAGGTCTCGATGGAGGCAGAGTTCATGCGCCGCGAGCAGACGCCTGCCAGCGACCGCGAGACCCAGCACACGGTCGACATCATCGCGGCCGCGACGGCGACGGAAGAGGGAACCCGCGAGGAGATCGGCGCCGAAGTGACGGGCATGACCGTCTGTCCCTGCTCGCAGGGGATGTCCGCCGCGCGCGCGAAGCAGACGCTCGAGGACCTGGGCGTCGACGAGGAGACGATCACGGAGTTCTTAGACGAGGTGCCCCAACCGGGCCACTCCCAGCGCGGGCACGCGACGCTGACCGTCGAGGCCAACGGCGATCCGGAGGTCGACCTGAACGACATCATCGACGTCGCCCGCGACTCGATGAGCGCGCGGATCTACAACCTCGCGAAACGGCCCGACGAAGACCACATGACTTACGCGGCCCACGCGGACGCGAAGTTCGTCGAGGACTGCGTGCGCTCGATGGCCGAGGGCGTCGTCGAGGAATTTGACCATCTCGAGGACGACGCGGTCGTCACGATGAAACAGTCCAACGACGAGTCGATCCACCAGCACAACGCCCACGCCGAGCGGGTCGTCGAGATGGAGACGCTGCGCGAGGAAGTCAACGGCGACGGGAGTTAG
- a CDS encoding tRNA (N(6)-L-threonylcarbamoyladenosine(37)-C(2))-methylthiotransferase, producing MARYHIETYGCTSNRGESREIERRLRDAGHYRVDGPEVADVAILNTCTVVEKTERNMLRRAEELADETADLFITGCMALAQGEEFRAADIDGQVLHWDEVPEAVTNGECPTTTPDAEPILDGVVGILPIARGCMSNCSYCITKEATGKIDSPPVEENVEKARALIHAGAKEIRITGQDTGVYGWDTGERKLHELLERICEIEGDFRVRVGMANPKGVHGIREELAEVFAEHDELYDFLHAPVQSGSDDVLGDMRRQHQVEEYVEVVETFDDRLDYWTLSTDFIVGFPTETEHDHEQSMALLRETRPEKINVTRFSKRPGTDAAEMKGLGGTVKKERSKEMSELKREIVADAYEDMVGERREDCLVVEEGTADSVKCRDSAYRQIIVQNASDHGLEPGDFVDLEVTAHETMYAFGDPV from the coding sequence ATGGCCCGGTACCACATCGAAACGTACGGTTGCACGTCCAATCGCGGCGAGAGCCGCGAGATCGAGCGACGGCTCCGCGATGCCGGCCACTACCGGGTCGACGGCCCCGAGGTGGCCGACGTCGCCATCCTCAACACCTGTACCGTCGTCGAGAAGACCGAGCGGAACATGCTCCGCCGCGCCGAGGAACTGGCCGACGAGACCGCAGACCTGTTCATCACCGGCTGCATGGCCCTCGCGCAGGGCGAAGAGTTCCGCGCGGCCGACATCGACGGCCAGGTGCTCCACTGGGACGAGGTCCCCGAGGCCGTCACGAACGGCGAGTGCCCGACCACGACGCCCGACGCCGAACCCATTCTGGACGGCGTCGTCGGCATCCTGCCGATCGCACGGGGCTGCATGTCCAACTGCTCGTACTGCATCACCAAGGAGGCGACCGGCAAGATCGACTCGCCGCCGGTCGAGGAAAACGTCGAGAAGGCCCGCGCGCTGATCCACGCCGGCGCCAAAGAAATCCGGATTACGGGCCAGGACACCGGCGTCTACGGCTGGGACACGGGCGAGCGCAAACTCCACGAACTGCTCGAGCGCATCTGCGAGATCGAGGGCGACTTCCGGGTCCGCGTGGGGATGGCCAACCCGAAGGGGGTCCACGGCATCCGCGAAGAACTCGCGGAGGTCTTCGCCGAACACGACGAACTCTACGACTTCCTGCACGCACCCGTCCAGTCGGGCAGCGACGACGTGCTCGGCGACATGCGCCGCCAGCACCAGGTCGAGGAGTACGTCGAGGTCGTCGAGACGTTCGACGACCGCCTCGACTACTGGACGCTCTCGACGGACTTCATCGTCGGCTTCCCGACCGAGACCGAACACGACCACGAGCAGTCGATGGCGCTCCTGCGCGAGACGCGCCCGGAGAAGATCAACGTCACCCGCTTCTCGAAGCGCCCCGGCACCGACGCCGCCGAGATGAAGGGGCTGGGCGGCACGGTCAAGAAGGAACGCTCGAAGGAGATGAGCGAACTCAAGCGCGAGATCGTCGCCGACGCCTACGAAGACATGGTCGGCGAACGCCGCGAGGACTGTCTCGTCGTCGAGGAGGGCACCGCCGACTCCGTGAAGTGTCGCGACTCGGCGTATCGCCAGATCATCGTTCAAAACGCCAGCGACCACGGCCTCGAGCCCGGCGACTTCGTCGACCTCGAGGTGACGGCCCACGAGACGATGTACGCGTTCGGCGACCCGGTGTAG
- a CDS encoding M48 family metalloprotease, whose protein sequence is MSLRLRICGVLAALVAINALFVLVLLWAYGVLLPGVVAGTIVFLQHGTFPLDFLRLPVSWPTAGLLIMGFLLAQVYYGYRRVLSGTRAGDGDHDVARTVRRLAMTADVPEPSVRVIDDDEPSCYTVGRLTDATIVVTTGLVDTLDADELEAVLAHEIAHVVNRDVTLMTITTLFVEIADQAYHWARLARRALFDPRQLSTRGRVAVQWFLPLVALTYVFVAPLLWVFPTIADWATRTLSHAREFAADDAAARITGKPLALATALVTLAEATETPETDLRTAKTRALCIVPTELVTGRAVGSASDVADGASTTTPAERRETVSAWLEGATPATATTAPTGTGTHPPVNRRLERLQTIAADQELEGSV, encoded by the coding sequence ATGAGCCTCCGTCTGCGAATCTGCGGCGTCCTCGCCGCCCTCGTCGCGATCAACGCCCTGTTCGTCCTGGTCCTGCTGTGGGCCTACGGGGTCTTACTACCCGGAGTCGTCGCTGGAACGATCGTTTTCCTCCAACACGGGACGTTCCCGCTCGATTTCCTCCGGCTGCCGGTTTCGTGGCCGACGGCCGGCCTGCTGATCATGGGCTTTCTCCTCGCGCAGGTGTACTACGGCTACCGCCGCGTGCTCTCGGGCACCCGCGCCGGCGACGGCGATCACGACGTCGCCCGTACCGTCCGCCGGTTGGCGATGACCGCCGACGTGCCCGAACCGAGCGTCCGCGTCATCGACGACGACGAGCCGAGCTGTTACACGGTCGGTCGGCTCACCGACGCGACGATCGTCGTCACGACCGGGCTCGTCGACACCCTCGACGCGGACGAACTCGAGGCGGTGCTCGCCCACGAAATCGCCCACGTCGTCAACCGTGACGTGACGCTGATGACGATCACGACGCTGTTCGTCGAGATCGCCGACCAGGCGTACCACTGGGCGCGGCTGGCCCGCCGGGCGCTGTTCGACCCGCGCCAGCTATCGACACGCGGCCGGGTCGCGGTGCAGTGGTTCCTCCCGCTGGTCGCGCTGACCTACGTCTTCGTCGCGCCGCTGCTGTGGGTCTTCCCGACGATCGCCGACTGGGCCACGCGGACGCTCTCGCACGCCCGGGAGTTCGCCGCCGACGACGCCGCCGCGCGGATCACGGGCAAGCCCCTCGCCCTTGCGACCGCGCTGGTGACCCTCGCCGAGGCGACCGAAACGCCAGAAACGGACCTCCGCACGGCGAAAACGCGCGCGCTGTGTATCGTCCCGACCGAGCTCGTCACCGGCCGGGCGGTCGGTTCGGCGTCCGACGTAGCGGACGGAGCGAGCACGACGACGCCGGCCGAGCGCCGCGAGACCGTCTCGGCGTGGCTCGAGGGAGCGACGCCGGCGACGGCGACGACTGCTCCGACGGGAACCGGTACGCATCCGCCGGTTAACCGTCGACTCGAGCGACTGCAGACGATCGCCGCCGACCAGGAACTGGAGGGATCGGTATGA
- a CDS encoding DUF4129 domain-containing protein — MSASGTRQLLVVLGCVVCLLAVASALPAADPRLDPPGTTGDSSNGSPSAGEWEAITGDDPFADPAVERDDDDGPGSDDPVGAPEPTIEIDGALEPGNEVTISIDSASTFNEQTVEVNGDDVGETGWGSVDATVPYAEEMTVRVAETNASRTVDVETNATIRTHDGAVPAGDMEVSAVVGSTPVPDATVFVDGVSAAETDEDGRATVTLPDEAGPTDLRVEREPVTGERAVEVTEPQVEFVSPLLFPGSPAPVQVSADGTPIPNATVSLESGGTATTGDDGRTRLWLPIADEATVTTSVGDETATATVGDLYLRLAAIVVLGPGFAIGAVVTYFRVAARTDRRGSGLSGFVVGLGDVLSGVAAALSGAIDGAARAVSRLAGLFTVQGPRLPSLSRLRLSLPSPSFGGGLGFPSLSTSLGSALSSFGRAFGSLSIGSLFGSSRNRGSRLGRPSLGDWLGGDDDDGDGDVDDADADDGGPPPLADEPLGPRGPRAEIRAAWHAFLDRLEVTRRETLTPGQVARRALQSGFPATLVARLVAIVRDVEYGRREPSPERVLEAREAARALISADDADDADADDGNEEVGSR; from the coding sequence ATGAGCGCGAGCGGCACCCGCCAGCTACTGGTCGTTCTCGGCTGCGTCGTCTGCCTGCTCGCGGTCGCCAGCGCGCTCCCGGCGGCCGATCCGCGGCTCGATCCGCCGGGGACAACCGGCGATAGCAGTAACGGGAGTCCTTCGGCCGGTGAATGGGAGGCAATCACGGGCGACGATCCGTTCGCAGACCCTGCCGTGGAGCGTGACGACGATGACGGACCCGGGTCCGACGATCCGGTCGGTGCACCCGAGCCCACCATCGAGATCGACGGCGCACTCGAGCCCGGTAACGAGGTGACGATCTCGATCGACTCAGCCAGTACGTTCAACGAGCAAACCGTCGAAGTGAACGGCGACGACGTCGGAGAAACGGGCTGGGGAAGCGTCGACGCGACCGTTCCCTACGCCGAGGAGATGACCGTCAGGGTCGCCGAGACGAACGCCTCGCGAACCGTCGACGTCGAGACGAACGCGACGATCCGGACGCATGACGGCGCCGTCCCGGCCGGGGACATGGAGGTGTCGGCCGTCGTCGGCTCGACGCCGGTCCCCGACGCGACCGTGTTCGTCGACGGTGTATCGGCGGCCGAGACCGACGAGGACGGCCGCGCGACCGTCACGCTCCCCGACGAGGCCGGGCCGACCGACCTTCGCGTCGAGCGCGAGCCGGTGACCGGCGAGCGCGCCGTCGAGGTCACCGAGCCGCAAGTCGAGTTCGTCTCGCCGCTGCTGTTCCCCGGCTCGCCGGCGCCCGTCCAGGTCTCGGCCGACGGCACCCCGATTCCGAACGCGACGGTCTCGCTCGAGAGCGGCGGAACGGCGACGACCGGCGACGACGGACGGACGCGGCTCTGGCTCCCGATCGCCGACGAGGCGACGGTCACCACGTCGGTCGGCGACGAGACCGCGACGGCGACCGTCGGCGATCTCTACCTCCGACTCGCGGCGATCGTCGTGCTCGGCCCCGGCTTCGCTATCGGCGCGGTCGTGACGTACTTCCGCGTCGCCGCTCGCACCGACAGGCGGGGGTCCGGACTGTCGGGATTCGTCGTCGGACTCGGGGACGTGCTGTCGGGTGTCGCCGCCGCACTGTCCGGTGCGATCGACGGCGCGGCACGAGCCGTATCGCGGTTGGCCGGGCTGTTCACCGTACAGGGACCGCGGCTGCCGTCGCTGTCGCGATTACGGCTCTCGCTGCCGAGTCCGTCGTTCGGCGGCGGACTGGGGTTTCCGTCACTCTCGACCTCGCTCGGCTCAGCACTCTCGTCGTTCGGCCGCGCTTTCGGCTCGCTGTCGATCGGGTCGCTGTTCGGGTCGTCCCGAAACCGCGGCTCGAGGCTCGGTCGCCCGTCGCTTGGCGACTGGCTCGGCGGGGACGACGACGACGGCGATGGTGACGTAGACGACGCCGATGCCGACGACGGCGGCCCGCCGCCGCTGGCCGACGAACCGCTCGGTCCGCGCGGCCCCCGCGCCGAGATCCGCGCCGCGTGGCACGCCTTCCTCGACCGCCTCGAGGTGACCCGCCGCGAGACGCTGACGCCGGGGCAGGTCGCCAGACGGGCGCTTCAGTCCGGGTTCCCGGCGACGCTGGTCGCGCGCCTCGTCGCGATCGTCCGCGACGTCGAGTACGGCCGCCGCGAGCCGTCTCCGGAGCGAGTGCTCGAGGCCCGGGAGGCGGCGAGGGCGCTGATTTCGGCCGACGACGCTGATGATGCCGACGCCGACGACGGCAACGAGGAGGTGGGTTCGCGATGA
- a CDS encoding DUF7269 family protein gives MSRRSSTSPWRSAFARLTAVDRDRLAVAVIVGGTVLAFASVVLGGFAPYGLLADVFYPLAVLLPAIGVVVAFGACWWATVAGSSTGEPPLLADLDGPPERGQSRTENPVALETTWLLEDGTDEWYRCQDGTSTGTVRERLADGAVRTLRAKRGLERRAAREAVRSGTWTDNDVAAAFLAADVRQPVEERLRAAVDPGGAFDRRVRRTLAAIESIADDSRPLEVGRERDRTPTVAEAVANANGDADDSGRDGGPAVAETEVLSDR, from the coding sequence ATGAGCCGCCGATCCTCGACGAGCCCGTGGCGCAGCGCGTTCGCGCGTCTCACCGCGGTCGACCGCGACCGACTCGCCGTCGCGGTGATCGTCGGCGGCACCGTACTGGCGTTCGCTTCGGTCGTGCTGGGCGGCTTCGCTCCGTACGGACTGCTGGCCGACGTGTTCTATCCGCTCGCCGTCCTCCTCCCGGCGATCGGCGTCGTCGTCGCGTTCGGCGCGTGCTGGTGGGCGACGGTCGCCGGCTCGAGCACGGGCGAACCGCCGCTGCTCGCGGATCTCGACGGCCCGCCGGAACGGGGGCAGTCGCGAACGGAAAACCCCGTCGCCCTCGAGACGACGTGGCTCCTCGAGGACGGCACGGACGAGTGGTACCGCTGTCAGGATGGGACGTCGACCGGGACGGTTCGCGAGCGCCTCGCGGACGGCGCCGTTCGAACGCTGCGAGCGAAACGCGGCCTCGAGCGGCGCGCGGCCCGCGAAGCCGTTCGCTCGGGGACGTGGACCGACAACGACGTCGCCGCGGCGTTCCTCGCCGCCGACGTCCGCCAGCCGGTCGAGGAGCGGCTTCGGGCCGCGGTCGATCCCGGCGGGGCGTTCGACCGGCGCGTCCGGCGGACGCTGGCGGCGATCGAATCGATCGCGGACGACTCACGACCGCTCGAGGTCGGTCGCGAGCGCGATCGGACGCCGACCGTGGCCGAAGCGGTGGCGAACGCGAACGGAGATGCGGACGACTCGGGACGCGACGGCGGGCCCGCTGTCGCGGAGACGGAGGTGCTATCGGATCGATGA
- a CDS encoding DUF58 domain-containing protein, with amino-acid sequence MTASERTVERVDRGEWGVAVALALAGIGLVVGSQVLVVAATVPLWYAAAAVFGTHQPTMVRLQRELAADGDDAVVVGDGGRTGLEVTGNGTSSGDEGRTVTADPGDTVTVRTAIQNDGSETITDLRVVDAVPEGLSVVSGSPRACVTLEPLETATLEYEVVVRRGEHAFGDATVRTRNATGTVTETRTVSVAGDDAVRCSPTVGDAPLGSATNDYAGEVPTDEGGSGVEFYSVRDYELGDPVGAIDWRRYAATRELSTVEYRAERATRVVCVVDARRSQLRAATTAEIPAVDLSADAAERTFDALVDEGHPTGVVGIAEERIEAVEPGTDPATREEVSRVLDEVWDLEHGSQYVQQPSGDDLAAELATTLPGEAQVYLFSSFVDDEPVDLVAGLRTRGYSVRVVSPDVTASADGAADDTATRLESLDRTRRLARARAQGARVVDWPLERPLGLVLRNAIGEVGRR; translated from the coding sequence ATGACCGCGTCCGAGCGCACCGTCGAACGGGTCGATCGCGGCGAGTGGGGCGTCGCGGTGGCGCTCGCGCTCGCCGGAATCGGACTCGTCGTCGGCAGTCAGGTTCTCGTCGTCGCGGCGACGGTGCCGCTGTGGTACGCCGCCGCGGCCGTCTTCGGGACCCACCAGCCGACGATGGTTCGACTCCAGCGCGAACTCGCGGCCGACGGCGACGACGCGGTCGTCGTCGGCGACGGCGGCCGTACCGGCCTCGAGGTGACCGGAAACGGAACCAGCAGCGGCGACGAGGGCCGCACCGTGACGGCCGACCCCGGCGACACAGTGACGGTCCGGACGGCGATCCAGAACGACGGGAGCGAGACGATCACCGATCTGCGGGTCGTCGACGCCGTCCCCGAGGGGCTGTCGGTCGTCTCCGGCTCCCCGCGGGCCTGCGTCACCCTCGAGCCCCTCGAGACGGCGACGCTCGAGTACGAGGTCGTGGTCCGTCGCGGCGAGCACGCGTTCGGCGACGCGACGGTCAGAACGCGGAACGCGACCGGGACGGTGACCGAGACGCGGACGGTCTCGGTCGCGGGCGACGACGCCGTCCGGTGTTCGCCGACCGTCGGCGACGCCCCCCTCGGAAGCGCGACCAACGACTACGCGGGCGAGGTGCCGACCGACGAGGGTGGCAGCGGCGTCGAGTTCTACTCCGTGCGCGACTACGAGCTGGGCGATCCGGTCGGCGCGATCGACTGGCGCCGTTACGCCGCCACGCGAGAGCTCTCAACGGTCGAGTACCGCGCCGAGCGGGCGACGCGGGTCGTCTGCGTCGTCGACGCGCGCCGGAGTCAGCTCCGGGCGGCCACGACCGCCGAGATTCCTGCGGTCGACCTCTCGGCGGACGCCGCCGAGCGGACGTTCGACGCCCTCGTCGACGAGGGGCATCCGACCGGCGTCGTCGGGATTGCCGAGGAGCGCATCGAGGCCGTCGAGCCGGGCACCGATCCGGCGACGCGCGAGGAGGTCTCGCGCGTGCTCGACGAGGTGTGGGACCTGGAACACGGGTCGCAGTACGTCCAGCAGCCGTCGGGTGACGACCTCGCGGCCGAACTCGCGACGACGCTGCCCGGCGAGGCGCAGGTGTACCTGTTCTCCTCGTTCGTCGACGACGAGCCGGTCGACCTCGTCGCGGGCCTTCGAACGCGGGGCTATTCCGTCCGCGTCGTCTCGCCGGACGTGACGGCGAGCGCGGACGGCGCGGCCGACGATACTGCGACCCGACTCGAGTCGCTCGATCGAACGCGCCGGCTGGCTCGAGCCCGCGCACAGGGGGCCCGCGTCGTCGACTGGCCGCTCGAGCGGCCGCTCGGACTGGTGCTTCGCAACGCCATCGGGGAGGTGGGACGGCGATGA
- a CDS encoding AAA family ATPase, translating into MSVPDAAATADRVIDEILSAVVADETVLEEITAGLLARGHVLLEDVPGTGKTLTARSFATALGLDFSRIQFTPDLMPSDVTGSYVFEEGTGEFHFTEGPVFANVVLADEINRAPPKTQSALLEAMAEDQVTVDGETHELPDPFIVIATQNPVEQEGTFELPEAQRDRFMIKTSLGYPDPEGTRELIDRRADRDRPDPTVDRVVDLEQVRDLQEVPETVTVDGPVRDYIGEVCRATRRDGRVDVGVSPRGVQRLFEVSRARAVLEGREYVVPDDVKHIAPAAIAHRLVLTPEASVEGASRRAVVESVLDHVEVPAMDPDSADSAEQ; encoded by the coding sequence ATGTCAGTCCCCGACGCCGCGGCGACCGCGGACCGCGTCATCGACGAAATCCTCTCCGCCGTCGTCGCCGACGAAACCGTTCTAGAAGAGATCACCGCGGGCCTGCTCGCCCGCGGCCACGTCCTCCTCGAGGACGTCCCCGGCACGGGTAAGACCCTCACCGCCCGATCCTTTGCGACCGCGCTCGGTCTCGACTTTTCGCGGATTCAGTTCACGCCGGACCTGATGCCCTCCGACGTCACCGGCTCGTACGTCTTCGAGGAGGGGACCGGCGAGTTCCACTTCACTGAAGGGCCGGTGTTCGCGAACGTCGTGCTCGCCGACGAGATCAACCGCGCCCCGCCGAAAACCCAGTCCGCGCTGCTCGAGGCGATGGCCGAAGATCAGGTGACGGTCGACGGCGAGACCCACGAGCTGCCGGATCCGTTCATCGTCATCGCGACGCAGAATCCGGTCGAGCAGGAGGGGACCTTCGAACTCCCGGAGGCCCAGCGCGACCGCTTCATGATCAAGACCTCGCTGGGCTACCCCGACCCCGAGGGCACGCGCGAGTTGATCGACCGGCGGGCCGACCGCGACCGTCCCGATCCGACCGTCGATCGCGTGGTCGACCTCGAGCAGGTGCGCGACCTCCAGGAAGTTCCCGAGACCGTCACCGTCGACGGCCCCGTTCGCGATTACATCGGCGAGGTCTGTCGCGCCACCCGGCGGGACGGCCGCGTCGACGTCGGCGTCTCACCCCGCGGTGTCCAGCGACTGTTCGAAGTGAGTCGGGCCCGGGCAGTGCTCGAGGGGCGCGAGTACGTCGTCCCGGACGACGTCAAGCACATCGCGCCGGCCGCGATCGCCCACCGGCTCGTGTTGACGCCGGAAGCGAGCGTCGAGGGTGCGTCCCGACGCGCCGTCGTCGAGTCGGTACTGGATCACGTCGAGGTGCCCGCGATGGACCCCGACTCGGCCGACTCAGCGGAACAGTAG
- the cofG gene encoding 7,8-didemethyl-8-hydroxy-5-deazariboflavin synthase subunit CofG — protein sequence MIPGASEYGVEVSIDDAAVDELLEVTPADVEAPSALTFARNVFVPLTTACRYTCTYCTYFDPPGQASLLSLEEVREICREGAAAGCTEALFTFGDDPDDRYTEIHAQLEEWGHDSIHTYLREACQVALEEGLLPHANPGDQTREQMAAVADVNASMGVMLETTAEVRAHGGPRSKEPGQRLRTIRNAGELDVAFTTGILVGVGEDWRDRAESLLAIREMHERYDHVQEVIVQPVVENERWSDGSPDRETMRRVTAMARAALPEEVSVQVPPNLAPARDLIDCGVDDLGGVSPVTDDHINPDYKWPALRELEEIAASAELPLGERLPVYERFLPAELRTDGFDGVAADGTAGAEGERDPEADREWLSPTIREALSADDDAGKRYRAVLRSSA from the coding sequence ATGATTCCCGGGGCGAGCGAGTACGGCGTCGAGGTTTCGATCGACGACGCCGCCGTCGACGAGTTGCTCGAGGTGACGCCGGCCGACGTCGAGGCGCCGTCGGCGCTGACCTTCGCGCGGAACGTCTTCGTACCGCTGACGACGGCGTGTCGCTACACCTGTACCTACTGTACGTACTTCGACCCCCCGGGGCAGGCCTCGCTGCTCTCGCTCGAGGAGGTCCGCGAGATCTGTCGCGAGGGCGCCGCCGCGGGCTGTACGGAGGCGCTGTTTACGTTCGGCGACGATCCGGACGACCGCTACACGGAGATTCACGCGCAACTCGAGGAGTGGGGCCACGACTCGATCCATACCTACCTTCGCGAGGCCTGTCAGGTTGCCTTAGAGGAGGGACTGCTCCCCCACGCCAATCCGGGCGACCAGACTCGCGAGCAGATGGCGGCGGTCGCGGACGTCAACGCCAGCATGGGCGTGATGCTCGAGACGACGGCCGAAGTCCGCGCCCACGGCGGCCCGCGAAGCAAGGAGCCGGGCCAGCGGCTGCGGACGATTCGGAACGCGGGCGAACTCGACGTCGCCTTTACGACCGGGATCCTCGTCGGCGTCGGCGAGGACTGGCGCGACCGCGCGGAGAGTCTGCTCGCCATCCGCGAGATGCACGAGCGCTACGACCACGTTCAGGAGGTGATCGTCCAGCCGGTCGTCGAAAACGAGCGCTGGTCTGACGGCTCGCCCGACCGCGAGACGATGCGCCGCGTGACGGCGATGGCGCGGGCCGCCCTCCCCGAGGAAGTTTCGGTGCAGGTCCCGCCGAACCTCGCGCCCGCGCGGGACCTGATCGACTGCGGCGTCGACGATCTGGGCGGGGTCTCGCCGGTCACGGACGACCACATCAACCCCGACTACAAGTGGCCCGCGCTGCGCGAACTCGAGGAGATCGCCGCGAGCGCCGAACTCCCGCTCGGCGAGCGGCTCCCGGTCTACGAGCGATTCCTCCCGGCAGAGCTCCGGACGGACGGCTTCGACGGCGTGGCGGCCGACGGCACGGCGGGTGCCGAAGGCGAGCGGGATCCCGAGGCCGACCGCGAGTGGCTCTCGCCGACGATCCGCGAGGCGCTGTCGGCCGACGACGACGCCGGCAAGCGGTACCGAGCGGTGCTTCGCTCGAGCGCCTGA